The Hyphococcus flavus genome contains a region encoding:
- the mnmE gene encoding tRNA uridine-5-carboxymethylaminomethyl(34) synthesis GTPase MnmE produces MTDTIFARASGAGKAGVAVYRLSGPDSHAIANALVGKRINNREAKLVALRDPETAELIDRGQIIDKGLAILFRGPKSFTGEDVAEFHLHGSRAVEISLYETLSRLGARPAEAGEFTLRALKNGKLDLAQAEALADLIDAETTLQKKQALGQLDGRLSALAEGWRQQILNVLAPLEADIDFPDEGDVPAAVAANAGPAICALKESLTAFLDQSIRARTIREGVSIAVIGPPNAGKSSLVNALAGSEVAIVSDIAGTTRDIVETRLDLGGIVAAIADTAGIHGATKDKIEEEGMRRARARAKEADLRVAVLDPGHDYVSRETLDLLRPGDFLIWSKADLAPAIPEAAVPEGVSTIMVSSKTHSGLDGLVSSLTEALAGGLDADGPALTRERHAAAVREAVEALTRAESLIETAPELAAEDARLAARALGSITGAVGVEDVLGEIFSSFCIGK; encoded by the coding sequence ATGACCGATACGATCTTTGCCAGGGCCTCCGGCGCGGGAAAAGCGGGCGTCGCCGTCTATCGCCTGTCGGGTCCGGATTCTCATGCGATCGCCAACGCATTAGTTGGTAAACGGATTAATAACAGAGAAGCAAAACTGGTCGCTTTGCGCGATCCGGAGACTGCTGAACTGATTGATCGCGGCCAAATTATCGACAAGGGTTTGGCCATACTTTTCAGGGGACCGAAAAGTTTCACCGGCGAGGATGTCGCCGAATTTCATCTTCACGGGTCGCGTGCGGTCGAAATATCCCTTTATGAGACGCTTTCCCGTCTTGGTGCGCGGCCCGCTGAGGCCGGCGAATTTACCCTACGCGCGCTAAAAAATGGCAAGCTTGACCTCGCTCAGGCTGAGGCGCTCGCCGATCTTATCGATGCCGAAACGACCCTGCAGAAAAAGCAGGCTTTGGGTCAGCTTGACGGGCGGCTTTCAGCGCTCGCGGAGGGCTGGCGGCAGCAGATTTTGAATGTCCTGGCGCCCCTCGAGGCGGACATCGATTTCCCCGACGAGGGCGATGTGCCCGCCGCGGTGGCGGCTAATGCCGGCCCAGCCATATGCGCCCTTAAGGAATCATTAACGGCGTTTCTTGACCAGTCCATTCGTGCACGGACGATCCGCGAAGGCGTCTCCATTGCCGTCATCGGTCCGCCGAATGCGGGCAAGTCATCCCTCGTCAACGCGCTTGCCGGGTCCGAAGTCGCCATCGTGTCCGACATCGCCGGAACCACGCGGGATATTGTCGAGACGAGGCTCGATCTCGGCGGCATCGTTGCGGCGATTGCTGATACTGCGGGCATTCACGGGGCGACCAAGGATAAAATCGAGGAAGAAGGCATGCGCCGTGCCCGCGCCCGCGCCAAAGAGGCTGATCTGCGCGTCGCGGTTCTCGATCCGGGACATGACTATGTTTCACGTGAAACGCTCGATCTCCTCCGACCCGGCGATTTCCTGATCTGGTCAAAGGCGGATCTCGCCCCGGCCATACCGGAGGCCGCCGTTCCAGAGGGCGTAAGCACGATAATGGTATCGTCCAAAACACACTCAGGGCTTGATGGCCTGGTCTCGTCTCTGACCGAAGCGCTTGCCGGCGGGCTGGACGCGGATGGTCCCGCCCTTACCCGTGAGCGTCATGCTGCGGCTGTCAGGGAAGCGGTAGAAGCCCTCACCCGCGCCGAGTCTCTCATTGAAACCGCGCCGGAACTGGCGGCGGAGGACGCCCGCCTTGCCGCACGTGCACTCGGCTCTATCACCGGCGCAGTTGGCGTCGAGGACGTATTGGGCGAGATATTTTCCAGTTTTTGTATTGGGAAATAA
- a CDS encoding DUF4199 domain-containing protein, translating to MLRIALIYGSISGIIVISVMTAGIVFSDGKGAGASQAFGYLIMLIALSMIFIGVKRHRDTNLGGIIKFAPAFGMGIAIAAVAGVFYVAGWEAYLASTDYAFASQYAEGIIEAKRQAGVTGETLEKAIEDMDKMVTNYANPLYRLPITFSEIFPIGLLIALISALILRNPKAFPAR from the coding sequence ATGCTCAGAATAGCCCTCATCTACGGAAGCATATCCGGCATAATCGTCATCAGCGTGATGACCGCCGGCATCGTCTTCAGCGACGGCAAAGGTGCTGGCGCATCGCAAGCCTTTGGCTATCTGATCATGCTGATCGCTCTGTCAATGATCTTTATCGGCGTCAAACGGCATCGCGACACCAATCTTGGCGGCATCATAAAATTCGCGCCGGCATTTGGCATGGGCATCGCGATCGCTGCTGTCGCCGGTGTCTTTTACGTTGCGGGATGGGAGGCGTATCTCGCTTCAACCGATTACGCTTTCGCAAGTCAGTATGCGGAAGGAATAATCGAAGCAAAACGTCAGGCCGGGGTCACCGGCGAAACGCTGGAAAAAGCCATCGAGGACATGGACAAGATGGTCACCAATTACGCTAACCCCTTGTATCGGCTACCAATTACGTTTTCGGAAATCTTCCCCATCGGCCTGCTGATCGCACTTATTTCCGCTCTTATTTTACGCAACCCCAAGGCGTTTCCGGCGCGTTGA
- a CDS encoding xanthine dehydrogenase family protein molybdopterin-binding subunit → MDGAPINTQPASMNRRDVFRYASAAGALVIAAPLTACGRQTVRSEAVTAEPDPWFEGQIGGFVKILPDNTVVIAYPNPEMGQGVDTSLPMLIAEELDVDFESVETVQMPLEIMPLEDGQYTWKYVGQGSGGSTSVSGHWEGLRQAGAMARHLILAAAATRWSVPVSELTTSNGVVRHDGSNQRAAYGELAEEAGAIAQSEEQPALKPASEFTLIGTPQKTKNAKTIVTGKAVYGIDAEIPGMAHAVIARCPYFDGTANSVDDSAARAIPGVIDVVKIDRPPLDGPYTVQAEGYAVVANSTWAAMKGREALEIEWDRGPFADESSASFRAHCEELLEGEGQIVRDDGDFDAAVASAANVYEARYFEPYISHSPLEPQNCIADVKEDGTVTIIAPTQMPSGASRIVAQVLGMEDRMKIKVLATRLGGGFGRRLSNDYVAEAALVSKAAGRPVQVLWTREDDTRHDFFRPSGVHHLKAAFDENGAMTAWTQRLASASKYYRRPNLPETDYWQAELYTDDFPAQLVDNMRLEYFSARSGAPRGSWRAPAHTANAFVIQSFLDEIAHQRGEDPLELRLRILGEPRDLPYENHGGPVFNPGRLAACLRLAAERGGYGEPMPAGSGRGISGHFTFGGYVAEVVDVEVDSDGTLRVPRVVAAVDVGTVVNPSGIAAQLESGVNDGLSTALHLAISVENGRVVTGNFDTYPIMRIAEAPPIVETHIIDNGDPPAGMGEMGLPPLAPALTNAIFQATGKRIRDLPIADQLRV, encoded by the coding sequence ATGGACGGCGCCCCGATCAATACACAGCCTGCATCAATGAACCGCCGCGATGTCTTCCGCTATGCAAGCGCCGCCGGAGCTCTTGTGATTGCTGCACCGCTGACAGCCTGCGGGCGCCAAACAGTGCGTTCGGAAGCCGTGACGGCTGAGCCTGACCCCTGGTTCGAAGGCCAGATAGGCGGCTTTGTAAAAATTCTCCCGGACAATACTGTCGTCATCGCCTATCCAAACCCCGAAATGGGTCAAGGCGTGGATACGTCTCTCCCTATGCTCATCGCCGAAGAGCTGGATGTTGATTTTGAAAGTGTCGAAACCGTCCAGATGCCTTTGGAGATCATGCCGCTTGAGGACGGTCAATATACCTGGAAATATGTCGGCCAGGGTTCTGGCGGCAGCACCTCTGTTTCCGGCCATTGGGAAGGATTGCGGCAGGCCGGCGCCATGGCGCGTCACCTTATTCTTGCGGCCGCCGCGACGCGCTGGTCAGTTCCGGTTAGCGAGCTGACAACCAGCAACGGCGTTGTGAGGCATGATGGATCTAACCAGCGTGCAGCCTATGGCGAGCTCGCCGAAGAAGCCGGCGCGATTGCCCAGTCCGAAGAGCAGCCGGCGCTAAAGCCTGCAAGCGAATTCACGCTGATCGGCACGCCGCAGAAAACAAAGAACGCCAAAACCATCGTCACCGGTAAGGCGGTTTACGGCATCGATGCGGAAATCCCCGGCATGGCGCATGCGGTCATCGCCCGGTGCCCCTATTTCGATGGAACTGCAAACAGCGTCGATGACAGCGCCGCTCGCGCCATCCCCGGCGTTATAGATGTCGTTAAAATCGATCGGCCGCCGCTTGATGGTCCGTATACGGTACAGGCTGAAGGTTACGCCGTCGTCGCAAACTCTACATGGGCGGCGATGAAAGGCCGCGAGGCCCTTGAGATCGAATGGGATCGCGGTCCCTTTGCCGATGAATCAAGCGCCAGCTTCCGCGCCCATTGCGAAGAGCTCCTGGAGGGAGAGGGCCAAATCGTTCGCGATGATGGCGACTTTGACGCAGCCGTTGCGTCCGCCGCCAATGTTTATGAAGCTCGATATTTCGAGCCTTACATCTCTCATTCACCGCTGGAACCGCAGAACTGCATCGCTGACGTGAAAGAGGACGGTACCGTCACCATTATCGCGCCAACGCAGATGCCGTCCGGCGCCAGCCGTATCGTGGCGCAGGTGCTGGGCATGGAAGACCGCATGAAAATCAAGGTCTTAGCAACCAGGCTCGGCGGCGGGTTCGGCCGGCGCCTATCGAATGACTATGTGGCTGAGGCGGCGCTGGTCAGCAAGGCGGCAGGCCGGCCCGTTCAGGTCCTGTGGACGCGCGAAGACGACACGCGCCATGATTTTTTCCGCCCCTCCGGCGTTCATCATCTGAAAGCCGCCTTTGATGAAAACGGCGCGATGACGGCATGGACACAGAGACTCGCCAGCGCTTCGAAATATTATCGCCGGCCAAACCTTCCGGAAACCGATTATTGGCAGGCGGAACTTTATACGGACGATTTCCCTGCACAATTAGTGGACAATATGCGGCTTGAATATTTTTCAGCCAGGTCCGGCGCCCCGCGCGGCTCTTGGCGCGCTCCGGCGCACACAGCCAACGCTTTTGTCATCCAGAGCTTCCTTGACGAAATCGCCCATCAACGGGGAGAGGACCCGCTTGAGCTACGTTTGCGCATACTCGGCGAACCGCGCGATCTGCCTTACGAAAACCATGGCGGGCCTGTGTTCAATCCGGGCCGTCTTGCGGCTTGTCTTCGCCTCGCCGCCGAGCGGGGCGGTTACGGGGAGCCAATGCCGGCCGGCTCGGGCCGCGGCATTTCCGGGCACTTCACTTTTGGCGGCTACGTCGCCGAGGTCGTTGATGTCGAGGTCGATAGCGACGGAACTTTACGCGTCCCACGCGTAGTCGCCGCCGTGGACGTAGGGACAGTGGTGAACCCGAGCGGCATCGCAGCACAGCTTGAATCCGGGGTAAATGACGGTCTTTCCACCGCTCTGCACCTAGCCATTTCAGTCGAAAACGGCCGCGTTGTCACGGGCAACTTCGATACGTATCCAATAATGCGCATCGCCGAGGCGCCGCCGATTGTTGAAACCCATATTATCGACAATGGCGATCCGCCGGCCGGCATGGGCGAGATGGGGCTGCCGCCGCTCGCCCCGGCGCTCACGAATGCGATCTTCCAGGCGACCGGAAAACGCATACGCGATTTGCCTATAGCGGATCAGCTGCGCGTGTAG
- a CDS encoding glycerophosphodiester phosphodiesterase family protein, which yields MIRWLIAGSFLALSACSDSVTDTDSLDQNLAIPGWRVDPEGGLNAFFDCLDETGAAIVAAHRGGPYPGFPENALETMAAVLTQTPALMEIDVATSSDGVLYLMHDDTLERTTTGGGAADGMSWSDLQTLRLEDNSGRETQFAPTRFDDALRWAEGRTILEIDFKRSTKYEAVADEIKRQGAEDRVILIAYSMASARKLHSLLPAAMISLKLDTQSELNRAVASGIPDDRILGFTGTEDPRPRLFSMLASRDVEVIFGTLGGRDSIDNDIERSGYEQLYADIAAQGVDIIATDRPREAHAALVEAGRAVEDGECGVFYEKQAS from the coding sequence ATGATTCGTTGGTTAATCGCCGGCTCATTTTTAGCCCTGTCTGCCTGCAGTGATTCTGTTACCGACACAGATTCACTTGATCAAAATCTGGCCATACCAGGCTGGCGCGTCGATCCCGAAGGGGGACTCAACGCGTTTTTCGACTGCCTCGACGAGACAGGCGCGGCGATAGTCGCCGCCCACCGTGGCGGGCCCTATCCCGGATTTCCGGAAAACGCGCTCGAAACTATGGCCGCAGTCCTTACCCAAACGCCGGCGCTGATGGAGATAGACGTGGCCACATCGTCCGACGGGGTTCTTTACCTCATGCATGACGACACGCTGGAACGAACGACTACAGGCGGCGGCGCTGCTGACGGCATGAGCTGGTCTGACCTTCAGACCCTCCGGCTTGAAGACAATAGCGGTCGCGAGACCCAGTTTGCGCCGACGCGTTTTGACGACGCGCTTCGCTGGGCAGAAGGGCGAACCATTCTCGAAATAGATTTCAAGCGATCAACCAAATACGAGGCTGTTGCTGATGAAATCAAACGTCAGGGTGCGGAGGATCGCGTGATCCTGATCGCCTATTCCATGGCCTCGGCGCGCAAGCTCCACAGCCTCCTCCCCGCCGCCATGATCTCGCTCAAGCTGGATACGCAATCCGAACTCAACCGGGCTGTCGCGTCCGGCATCCCTGATGATCGCATTCTGGGCTTTACCGGGACCGAAGACCCGAGGCCGAGGCTTTTCTCCATGCTGGCGAGCCGCGATGTCGAGGTGATTTTCGGCACGCTTGGCGGGCGGGACTCGATTGACAATGACATTGAACGATCAGGGTACGAACAGCTTTACGCCGACATCGCCGCGCAAGGGGTCGACATTATCGCAACGGATCGCCCGCGCGAGGCGCACGCCGCGCTTGTCGAGGCCGGGCGGGCCGTTGAAGACGGCGAATGCGGCGTTTTTTATGAGAAACAAGCCTCATAA
- a CDS encoding cytochrome ubiquinol oxidase subunit I — protein sequence MELDALILSRLQFAFVIAFHIMFPAFTIGLAAFLAVLEGLWLKTKRDVFLKLYLHWVKIFALAFAMGVVSGVVMSYQFGTNWSVFADKTGSVIGPLLGYEVLTAFFLEATFLGVMLFGWKRVGNRLHFISTLAVAIGTMISAFWILSANSWMQTPQGFAIDAEGRFYATNWIEVIFNPSFPSRYVHMMLAAFITTAAVVLAAGAAQVLRARVSDPTRWQMRMAAATLAVLMPLQIWAGHWSGEIAHEYQPAKVAAMEGWWETKEGQPTILFAIPDQENKRNLAEIGIPGLGDVVVGGEKPLKGLDAFPDTEHPPVFITFWSFRIMVGAGLGLLGLGLWGLWLWRSGKLTAPGVFHWLAVPGGSLGFIAVISGWVVAEVGRQPYTVYGALRTADSVAPVPAEQVAFSLLVFMIVYAIIFTAGVVYMARIALRGFDDAPTGPPKEEQRAPGTPLGAVDDPAETAEDAVPAKA from the coding sequence ATGGAACTTGACGCTCTCATCCTGTCGCGTTTGCAGTTTGCATTCGTTATCGCATTCCACATTATGTTCCCGGCTTTCACGATCGGGCTGGCGGCTTTTCTCGCCGTCCTCGAAGGTTTGTGGCTGAAGACCAAACGCGATGTCTTTTTGAAACTTTATCTTCACTGGGTGAAAATCTTCGCCCTCGCTTTCGCCATGGGCGTCGTTTCCGGCGTTGTCATGAGTTACCAGTTCGGCACCAACTGGTCCGTCTTTGCAGACAAGACCGGAAGCGTTATCGGGCCTCTTCTGGGTTATGAAGTCCTGACAGCGTTCTTTCTAGAAGCGACTTTTCTAGGGGTCATGTTATTCGGCTGGAAGCGGGTCGGGAACCGGCTGCATTTCATCTCAACCCTTGCGGTCGCGATTGGCACCATGATCTCCGCATTCTGGATTCTTTCCGCCAACAGCTGGATGCAGACGCCGCAAGGCTTCGCGATTGATGCAGAGGGCAGGTTTTACGCCACCAACTGGATTGAGGTGATTTTCAACCCCAGCTTTCCGTCACGCTACGTTCACATGATGCTGGCGGCGTTCATCACCACAGCCGCCGTCGTGCTTGCCGCCGGCGCCGCGCAGGTATTGCGAGCGCGCGTGAGCGATCCGACACGCTGGCAGATGCGCATGGCCGCGGCAACGCTCGCCGTGCTCATGCCATTGCAAATCTGGGCGGGCCACTGGTCAGGCGAGATTGCGCATGAATACCAGCCAGCAAAAGTCGCCGCCATGGAAGGGTGGTGGGAGACCAAAGAGGGTCAGCCGACAATTCTGTTTGCCATTCCCGATCAGGAAAACAAACGAAATCTCGCCGAGATTGGCATCCCCGGACTTGGCGACGTGGTGGTCGGTGGTGAAAAACCCTTAAAAGGCCTCGATGCTTTTCCGGATACGGAACATCCGCCGGTTTTCATCACCTTTTGGAGCTTTCGAATCATGGTTGGCGCGGGGCTCGGGCTGTTGGGCCTGGGGCTCTGGGGGCTTTGGCTGTGGCGTAGCGGCAAACTGACAGCGCCGGGCGTTTTTCACTGGCTTGCCGTCCCCGGCGGCTCGCTCGGGTTCATCGCTGTGATTTCCGGCTGGGTCGTCGCCGAGGTCGGACGTCAGCCCTATACGGTTTACGGCGCCCTGCGCACGGCCGACAGCGTTGCGCCGGTCCCGGCTGAACAGGTGGCGTTCTCACTGCTCGTCTTCATGATTGTCTATGCGATCATATTCACTGCCGGGGTTGTTTATATGGCGCGTATCGCCCTTCGAGGATTTGATGATGCGCCAACGGGTCCGCCCAAAGAAGAACAGCGCGCGCCCGGTACGCCGCTTGGCGCCGTAGACGACCCTGCGGAAACCGCTGAAGACGCCGTGCCGGCGAAAGCATGA
- a CDS encoding response regulator transcription factor — translation MTRTILIYAAVLAVAAFALEWLEYKYITRVFTGELYIVLIALGFAVLGGWAGHRLTRKTAPEPFELNRAAIASLGMTDRELETLGLLAKGLTNKEIARKLDISPNTVKTHLAKVFEKLDVSRRTQAVQKAKDLSLIP, via the coding sequence ATGACGCGGACAATCCTGATCTATGCTGCGGTTCTGGCCGTCGCCGCCTTCGCTCTCGAATGGCTAGAATACAAATACATCACGCGCGTCTTCACAGGCGAGTTGTACATTGTCCTCATCGCGCTCGGGTTTGCTGTGCTGGGCGGCTGGGCCGGCCATCGCCTCACCCGGAAAACCGCGCCGGAGCCCTTTGAACTGAACCGTGCGGCCATCGCTTCGCTGGGCATGACCGACCGCGAACTCGAAACGCTGGGACTCCTGGCGAAGGGCCTCACTAACAAAGAGATAGCCCGCAAGCTCGATATTTCCCCGAACACGGTGAAAACGCACCTCGCCAAAGTCTTTGAAAAGCTCGATGTCTCGCGTCGCACGCAAGCCGTTCAGAAGGCGAAAGACCTGTCGTTGATCCCGTAA
- a CDS encoding DUF6489 family protein — translation MKLTINVDCTPAEARAFFGQPDLEPMNDMIVEEMMKRAKENMDTLADPERMMAQWMAFSGKSFEQFQNMMGAAMGGGGAKKK, via the coding sequence ATGAAACTCACCATTAATGTTGACTGCACCCCGGCCGAGGCGCGCGCCTTTTTCGGCCAGCCGGATCTAGAGCCTATGAATGACATGATCGTCGAAGAGATGATGAAACGGGCGAAAGAAAACATGGACACCCTCGCCGACCCGGAGCGGATGATGGCGCAATGGATGGCGTTTTCCGGCAAGAGCTTTGAGCAATTCCAGAACATGATGGGCGCCGCCATGGGCGGCGGGGGAGCAAAGAAGAAATAG
- a CDS encoding quinone oxidoreductase family protein translates to MSKAVFIDEPGGPENFELREHDLPAPSGGQVRVRHSAIGLNFIDIYQRTGLYPISMPAILGKEAAGVIEAVGEGVEGLKAGDRVVHMGGGAYAGEANISAALTAKIPDGVSDEVAAAIFLKGLTVEMLVRQVFPLTQDDACLIHAAAGGVGVLLTQWAKHIGARVIAVVGNESKVAIAKDNGADDIIVRTMTDSIATDVRNLTGGLGVQVAYDSVGAATFEASLDSLAMRGHMVTYGNASGPVPAVAPLELSRRGSLTLTRPTLFHYATPDRLPAMAEALFDMAARGALKPKIGHTFKLAEVANAHRLLESGESTGAIILTP, encoded by the coding sequence ATGAGCAAAGCGGTCTTTATCGACGAACCGGGCGGACCGGAAAACTTTGAATTACGCGAACATGATCTGCCGGCGCCGTCTGGCGGGCAGGTCAGGGTGCGCCATTCGGCTATCGGATTGAATTTCATCGATATTTACCAGCGCACCGGGCTCTATCCCATTTCAATGCCCGCCATCCTGGGCAAGGAAGCCGCCGGAGTGATCGAGGCCGTGGGCGAGGGGGTTGAGGGGCTCAAAGCCGGCGACCGGGTCGTCCATATGGGCGGCGGCGCTTACGCCGGGGAGGCAAACATCAGCGCCGCACTGACGGCGAAAATACCTGACGGCGTCAGCGACGAGGTTGCGGCGGCGATTTTTCTTAAAGGCCTCACTGTTGAAATGCTGGTGCGCCAGGTATTCCCGCTCACGCAGGATGACGCCTGCCTTATACATGCAGCCGCTGGCGGCGTCGGCGTTCTCCTGACCCAATGGGCGAAGCATATCGGCGCACGAGTGATCGCCGTAGTCGGTAATGAATCAAAGGTCGCTATTGCGAAAGATAACGGCGCTGATGACATTATCGTCCGTACAATGACGGACTCGATTGCAACGGATGTCAGGAACCTGACCGGCGGGCTCGGCGTGCAGGTCGCTTATGACTCTGTCGGCGCGGCGACGTTCGAAGCCTCGCTCGACAGCCTCGCCATGCGCGGCCACATGGTGACCTATGGCAACGCCTCCGGGCCTGTCCCGGCTGTCGCCCCTCTGGAGCTTTCAAGGCGCGGATCGCTGACCCTCACCCGCCCGACGCTCTTTCACTACGCCACGCCGGACCGGCTTCCGGCCATGGCAGAGGCCTTGTTCGACATGGCGGCGCGCGGCGCGCTCAAACCCAAGATTGGCCATACTTTTAAGCTCGCAGAAGTGGCCAATGCGCATCGCCTGCTGGAAAGCGGCGAAAGCACGGGCGCGATTATCCTGACCCCTTAA
- a CDS encoding (2Fe-2S)-binding protein, with product MTRFTVNGERREFNGDETMPLLWYLREEAGTKGVKYGCGIAQCGACTVHVNGAAIRSCVTPVSSVDGAEITTIEGLADGENLHPVQQAWIEEDVPQCGYCQAGQIMAVAALLENNPEPSDEDINNGVTNICRCGTYFRLRKAIHRAAALKKGGA from the coding sequence ATGACGCGTTTTACCGTGAACGGCGAACGACGTGAATTTAACGGCGATGAAACAATGCCGCTGCTCTGGTATTTAAGAGAAGAAGCCGGAACCAAAGGTGTGAAATACGGCTGCGGCATCGCGCAATGCGGCGCGTGCACAGTCCATGTAAACGGGGCCGCCATCCGGTCCTGCGTCACACCAGTATCCAGCGTCGATGGCGCTGAAATTACGACAATAGAGGGGCTGGCGGATGGCGAAAATCTTCATCCGGTGCAGCAGGCATGGATCGAGGAAGACGTTCCCCAGTGCGGTTATTGTCAGGCAGGCCAGATCATGGCTGTGGCGGCGCTGTTGGAAAACAACCCCGAACCCAGCGATGAAGACATCAACAACGGCGTCACCAACATCTGCCGGTGCGGTACGTACTTTCGATTGCGGAAAGCCATTCATCGCGCCGCCGCTCTGAAAAAAGGAGGTGCGTAA
- a CDS encoding glutathione S-transferase family protein yields MSLKLIHFPMTRSLRVAWAGYELGLELDIETRPFDRPKLKDPEYLKLNPLGKTPVFFDGDKRMVESVAIIEYLANKYADGALTRNVSHTDYGDYLQWMQFGEAGMGLYVSMLMGHTVLLPEEQRIEVMKIWSINETTNCLNFIEAEIGDKDYLLGDFSLCDISVGYLLFLLKVTRNGNLMGEKTSNYFNRIRERDAWKQASALQP; encoded by the coding sequence ATGTCATTGAAACTGATACACTTTCCCATGACGCGCAGTTTACGCGTCGCTTGGGCGGGCTATGAGCTTGGGCTAGAACTCGACATTGAGACACGTCCCTTTGACCGCCCAAAACTTAAAGACCCCGAGTATTTAAAGCTTAATCCGCTGGGCAAAACGCCAGTGTTTTTTGACGGTGATAAACGCATGGTTGAGTCGGTGGCGATCATCGAATACCTCGCCAATAAATATGCTGACGGCGCGCTGACGAGAAATGTTTCGCATACTGATTATGGCGATTATCTGCAGTGGATGCAGTTCGGCGAGGCGGGCATGGGGCTTTATGTCAGTATGCTGATGGGACACACGGTGTTGTTGCCGGAAGAGCAGCGCATTGAGGTTATGAAGATCTGGTCGATCAACGAAACCACCAATTGCCTGAATTTCATTGAGGCTGAAATCGGGGACAAAGACTATCTGCTCGGTGATTTTTCCCTATGTGATATTTCCGTTGGGTATTTGTTGTTCCTGCTGAAGGTGACCAGGAACGGCAATCTGATGGGTGAAAAAACATCCAATTATTTCAACAGGATAAGGGAGCGAGACGCCTGGAAACAGGCGAGCGCGTTGCAGCCCTGA
- the cydB gene encoding cytochrome d ubiquinol oxidase subunit II, whose protein sequence is MDLPLIWAVLIAVAVMMYVLLDGFDLGVGILTAFADSERERSVMTGSIEPVWDGNETWLVLGGGGLFAAFPLAYAILMPAFYLPVLFMLAALIFRGVAFEFRHKAVRQSTKYFWNSAFAGGSLAAALSQGIILGAFVQGVTVDGRAYAGNGFDWLTPFTLMTGASVVIGYVLLGACWLILKTEGATQEGARKWARRALFGVAVSMGMVSLATLSIDPRVTARWGVTMASIDFSKFAVLAPIPVIAAGLVVWLWRDTAPGVTGKPDWRPILLAAGIFLTGYIGLAISLFPYNVPFEKTVWETAARDNALGLMLAGAAIMLPVILIYTAYVYKLFWGKVKPGEGYHA, encoded by the coding sequence ATGGATCTACCGCTGATCTGGGCCGTTTTGATCGCCGTCGCCGTCATGATGTATGTCCTGCTCGACGGGTTCGATCTCGGGGTTGGCATTCTGACAGCTTTTGCTGACAGTGAAAGGGAGCGGTCCGTGATGACCGGCTCCATCGAGCCTGTCTGGGACGGCAACGAAACCTGGCTTGTGCTCGGCGGCGGCGGTCTGTTCGCCGCGTTCCCGCTGGCTTATGCGATCCTGATGCCGGCGTTTTATCTGCCGGTGCTGTTCATGCTCGCCGCTTTGATATTTCGCGGCGTTGCGTTTGAATTCCGGCACAAGGCCGTTCGTCAGTCTACGAAATATTTCTGGAACAGCGCGTTCGCCGGCGGTTCGCTCGCCGCGGCCTTGTCGCAAGGGATTATTCTAGGGGCTTTCGTGCAGGGCGTTACGGTCGACGGCCGCGCTTATGCCGGCAACGGGTTCGATTGGCTGACGCCTTTCACCCTGATGACAGGCGCCTCAGTGGTTATCGGCTATGTGCTTCTCGGCGCCTGCTGGCTGATCCTCAAGACCGAGGGCGCAACGCAAGAAGGCGCGCGAAAATGGGCCCGGCGAGCGCTGTTCGGCGTCGCTGTTTCCATGGGAATGGTAAGCCTCGCAACGCTTTCTATCGACCCGCGGGTTACAGCGCGCTGGGGGGTCACCATGGCTTCAATCGATTTCAGCAAATTCGCGGTTCTGGCGCCGATCCCCGTTATCGCCGCCGGGCTTGTTGTCTGGCTGTGGCGCGACACGGCGCCGGGCGTAACCGGCAAGCCCGACTGGCGTCCTATCCTTCTGGCGGCGGGCATCTTTCTGACCGGCTATATCGGTCTCGCGATCTCGCTTTTTCCCTATAATGTGCCGTTTGAAAAAACCGTCTGGGAAACGGCGGCGCGCGACAACGCCCTAGGTCTCATGCTGGCGGGCGCCGCGATCATGCTGCCGGTCATCCTGATCTACACGGCCTATGTCTACAAACTCTTCTGGGGCAAAGTGAAACCCGGAGAGGGATACCATGCCTGA